The nucleotide sequence CCATGCCCAGGACCAGGCAGACGACGGCGGCCGTTCCGATCGAGGTGTCCTTGCCGCCGGTGAAGAACCAGATGGTGAGGCCAGCGAAGATGGCACCATCGGCCAGGCGGTCCAACGTGGAATCAAGGAAGTTCCCCCAGCCGCCGCTGTTGCCTTGCAGCCGGGCCATGATGCCGTCCACGACGTCCGAGAAAGCGAAGAACGCAACCACCACAGAACCCCACCACAAGTGGCCCAAGGGGTAGAGGATGAGTCCGCCCAGGATGACGCCGGCGGTGCCCGCAATAGTGACCGCGTCAGGTGACACGCCGATCCTCAGGAGCCAGCGCGCCAAAGGGGTAAAGAGTGAAGTGAAGAAGCCGCGCGCATGCCTATTGAGCATTCGACTCCCCCGGCCAGGCTTCGGCCACTAGTTTGCGGACCTCGTCCA is from Paenarthrobacter nicotinovorans and encodes:
- the pgsA gene encoding phosphatidylinositol phosphate synthase codes for the protein MLNRHARGFFTSLFTPLARWLLRIGVSPDAVTIAGTAGVILGGLILYPLGHLWWGSVVVAFFAFSDVVDGIMARLQGNSGGWGNFLDSTLDRLADGAIFAGLTIWFFTGGKDTSIGTAAVVCLVLGMVVSYARAKAESLGYKASVGIAERAERLASVLLITGLTGLGLPRVVLFATLVLLALASMVTVVQRMATVRKQAMAEAEGTGI